In one Pseudarthrobacter oxydans genomic region, the following are encoded:
- a CDS encoding DUF1660 family phage protein: MLTKLLCKLNLGHHWLLEEEPKGTFRRRCTRCGKYDHRTQTWTGHLDSGDRPPQHDSRKYY; this comes from the coding sequence ATGCTTACGAAACTGCTCTGCAAGCTGAACCTGGGACATCACTGGTTACTTGAAGAGGAACCCAAGGGGACCTTCCGCCGGCGGTGCACGCGATGCGGAAAGTACGATCACCGGACCCAAACGTGGACCGGGCACCTGGACTCCGGGGACCGACCGCCCCAGCACGACAGCCGGAAATACTACTGA